Sequence from the Egicoccus sp. AB-alg6-2 genome:
CGTTCGCGGAATGGCTCGGCCGCCGATCGCGCGACCCGCTGTTCGCCACCCTCGCCAAGCTGATGCGCGACAACGACGCCCTGATGAGCCAGGCCGACTCGTGGCGCCGCGCCCTCGCCGAGCGGATCGCCACCGAGATCGCGCAGCTCGAGGGGTCGCGCGAGCCGCGCCTGGTCGACCATGCGCGGGCCGCGGCGGTGATCTGGGTCTCGACGGCTGCCATCTCGACGTGGGTGCGAGGCGGGTCCACGGAGGACCTCGAGGCCCTCGCCCACGAGGCGGGTGCCGTGCTGCTCCAAGACCTGGACAGCTGACCGTCCGTGGTCGGACGCACACCGAGCGAGAAGATGTCATAGGCTGACACCGCTGTCGGCAAACGACAACT
This genomic interval carries:
- a CDS encoding TetR family transcriptional regulator produces the protein MDLRDRKRDVVRRAILESAYSLFVEHGFDDTTVEMVAARAGVSGRTVYRYFESKEAIVFEELAGEIDELAAAVRLHCSDRVQMSQLVTAFAEWLGRRSRDPLFATLAKLMRDNDALMSQADSWRRALAERIATEIAQLEGSREPRLVDHARAAAVIWVSTAAISTWVRGGSTEDLEALAHEAGAVLLQDLDS